A single genomic interval of Armigeres subalbatus isolate Guangzhou_Male chromosome 1, GZ_Asu_2, whole genome shotgun sequence harbors:
- the LOC134208290 gene encoding cytochrome P450 9b2-like, with protein METEDLYWFSFILVTIVGFYTFKLLTKNRHFFRVRGVPFEKPHFIYGNLGDVVRGKLSSVELIADFYQKFKNDRIFGFFNYLSPVYYIRDPETIRKLWIHEFDSFTNHAYFLDETKDPILGNQLHLLKDIKWRQMRHTLTPVFAASNVALMSSLIRTNSLDLVDHLKASVEPELEFKAIFQKYAFNVIASCAFGLELNTFKDESNRFCTYGSALVFGNNPVQTLKTMMFYLFPKWTAQMKIRLMEDEHAAYFMNLIGSTITEREMKNQTRPDVIQMLHQANKGELKTEAEEDEVLQMKDFSKHKWNQEELIAQCIAFFGSGFEMLVNLLSFATYELAANPDVQQKILAEIESTLKQNPVVYETVENLPYLEMVVSETLRKWPASPSVDRECSKDYLLEDGGCRVQFRKGDTLWVSIWALHRDEQYFPDPERFDPERFSVTNKAKIKPCTYIPYGVGPRNCIGMRLASLVTKITLVDLVRNFKLELGSRIAQPFRLSKTSYSMEPEGGFWLQKTPR; from the exons ATGGAAACTGAAGATTTGTATTGGTTTTCATTTATCTTGGTGACTATTGTAGGATTCTACACGTTCAAACTTTTAACGAAGAATAGACACTTCTTCCGGGTCAGAGGTGTTCCTTTCGAGAAGCCGCATTTCATCTATGGAAACTTGGGCGATGTTGTTAGAGGAAAGCTGTCGTCGGTGGAACTGATTGCGGATTTCTATCAGAAGTTTAAGAACGATAG GATCTTTGGTTTCTTCAACTACCTCAGTCCGGTGTACTACATTCGTGATCCGGAGACCATACGTAAGCTGTGGATTCATGAATTTGACTCTTTCACCAACCACGCATACTTCCTGGATGAAACGAAAGACCCTATCCTAGGAAATCAGCTGCACCTTTTGAAGGACATAAAATGGCGTCAGATGAGACACACCCTTACTCCGGTGTTTGCTGCATCGAACGTAGCTCTCATGAGCTCACTTATTCGAACCAATTCATTGGACCTAGTGGACCACCTGAAGGCTTCCGTCGAGCCCGAGTTGGAGTTCAAAGCAATATTTCAGAAATACGCCTTCAATGTTATTGCTAGCTGTGCCTTCGGTTTGGAGCTTAACACATTCAAAGACGAGTCCAACAGATTCTGCACGTATGGAAGTGCACTTGTATTCGGGAACAATCCAGTTCAAACTCTGAAAACAATGATGTTCTATCTGTTCCCGAAGTGGACGGCACAGATGAAAATCCGCCTGATGGAAGATGAGCATGCAGCCTATTTCATGAATCTGATCGGATCCACCATTACCGAGCGGGAGATGAAAAATCAAACCCGTCCGGATGTGATACAAATGTTGCACCAAGCAAACAAAGGAGAGCTCAAGACTGAAGCCGAAGAAGACGAAGTTCTTCAGATGAAGGACTTCTCAAAGCACAAATGGAACCAAGAGGAGCTGATTGCACAATGCATTGCTTTTTTCGGTAGTGGATTCGAAATGTTGGTTAACCTCTTGTCGTTCGCTACCTACGAACTTGCTGCGAATCCCGACGTCCAACAAAAAATTCTAGCAGAAATCGAAAGCACGCTCAAACAAAACCCAGTCGTATACGAAACAGTGGAGAACTTACCCTACTTGGAGATGGTGGTGAGCGAAACGCTTCGCAAGTGGCCCGCGTCTCCTTCCGTGGATAGGGAGTGCTCCAAGGACTACCTGCTGGAGGACGGAGGCTGCCGGGTGCAGTTCCGGAAGGGCGATACCTTGTGGGTTTCCATTTGGGCGTTGCATCGCGACGAGCAGTACTTCCCGGACCCGGAGCGCTTTGACCCGGAACGATTCAGTGTGACGAATAAGGCCAAAATTAAACCGTGCACGTACATTCCTTACGGTGTTGGACCGCGTAATTGCATTG GTATGCGTTTGGCGTCACTAGTGACAAAAATAACTTTGGTGGACCTGGTAAGGAACTTTAAGCTTGAATTGGGCTCACGAATTGCGCAACCATTTCGCTTGTCCAAAACTTCGTACTCCATGGAACCGGAGGGTGGATTCTGGTTGCAGAAGACTCCTCGATGA